The sequence TTGGTGACGACCGGGTAAAACCAGGTATCCTGGAGAAGGGAATTCTCCTCAATCTTCGGTTTTACTTTGACCAGTACATAAACCTTCGTCCAATCCGTATGCTTGCCGGAGTAGAGACACCACTTGCAAACAAGAGACCGGAAGATATCGACTTTGTAGTGGTCAGGGAAAATACTGAGGATTTTTACGTCGGGATAGGATCCAGGCTAAAGGGTCATGAGAAAAAGATGCTTGAGGTTAACCGGGATCTGTACTCAGTGAAATTCGGACTAGATGTCGAGACCGATTCAGACGAACTTGCCTACCAGATTGGTGTCATCAGCCGGGAAGGTGCCAGCCGGGTAATTTCCTATGCTTTTGACATGGCACAGGACAGAAAGAAGAAGGTTACCTCGGTGGACAAGGCCAATGTTCTGTCTGACGTGTATGGTCTCTGGCGGGATGTATTCCTCGAGACCGCAGAGAAGTATCCGGGGACCAGCCATGAGTTCACCTTTGTTGATGCTATCACCATGTGGTTTGTCAAAAATCCGGAATGGTTCGATGTCGTTGTGACGCCGAATATGTTCGGAGACATCATCACTGATCTTGGCGCTATGATTCAGGGAGGACTTGGTCTTGCTCCAGGCGGTAATATTAACCCTGAAGGAACCAGTATGTTTGAACCTATTCATGGATCTGCACCGAAATACAAAGGTCAGAACGTTGCAAATCCTCTTGCAACAATC comes from Methanospirillum hungatei and encodes:
- a CDS encoding 3-isopropylmalate dehydrogenase, producing MHKVAVIGGDGIGPEIIDSGKIVLEAAGEKFGFDIEWTGFDIGADRYLATGELLTEDDLKELEKFQAIYFGAIGDDRVKPGILEKGILLNLRFYFDQYINLRPIRMLAGVETPLANKRPEDIDFVVVRENTEDFYVGIGSRLKGHEKKMLEVNRDLYSVKFGLDVETDSDELAYQIGVISREGASRVISYAFDMAQDRKKKVTSVDKANVLSDVYGLWRDVFLETAEKYPGTSHEFTFVDAITMWFVKNPEWFDVVVTPNMFGDIITDLGAMIQGGLGLAPGGNINPEGTSMFEPIHGSAPKYKGQNVANPLATIWAGSMLLEHLGEKEAADRVLQGIEASIREKIVTKDMGGSASTSGVGDWIARWISDS